A stretch of the Mycobacterium sp. ITM-2016-00317 genome encodes the following:
- a CDS encoding NfeD family protein, whose translation MPVSLIWLIAALALAGAEALTGDLFLLMLSGGALAAAGSSFAFDAPIWVDGIVFLVVSLLLLVGVRPALRRRMQSGTGLPEPAKALEGKSALVLDRVARHEGQVKLDGEVWTARPYNETDIYEPGDQVTVVHIDGATAVVSKIG comes from the coding sequence CTCGCCGGCGCGGAGGCGCTCACCGGTGACCTGTTCCTGCTGATGCTCAGCGGAGGCGCGCTGGCCGCGGCCGGCTCCAGCTTCGCGTTCGACGCGCCGATCTGGGTCGACGGCATCGTGTTCCTGGTGGTGTCGCTGCTGCTGCTGGTCGGGGTGCGTCCCGCGCTGCGCCGCAGGATGCAGTCCGGCACGGGTCTGCCCGAACCGGCCAAGGCGCTGGAGGGCAAGAGCGCGCTGGTGCTCGACCGGGTCGCCCGCCACGAGGGCCAGGTCAAGCTCGACGGTGAGGTCTGGACCGCCCGGCCCTACAACGAGACCGACATCTACGAACCCGGCGATCAGGTCACCGTCGTGCACATCGACGGCGCGACCGCGGTCGTCTCCAAGATCGGCTAG
- the mutA gene encoding methylmalonyl-CoA mutase small subunit, whose translation MAVQNPSAGAAGGVIDSDLDRWRSAVAGVLAKSLKRDPADLPAEPERLLDSDTYDGFPIRPLYTGADELAEPALPGQWPFVRGGDALRDVKSGWKVGETFPAEAASVAEANGAILLGLTEGVSALVLRVGDAPGAVAPADLAGLLDGVYLDLVPVVVEVAGDGSAYGAAADALLALLTGLDADQRSRLSIDLGADPLTAPLSGRPAPGNDDIVAVAEKALQYGTHVRAITVDGPAFHNAGAGASWELGAAVAAGVAYLRILTDAGLSTADALGQISFRFAADDDQFMTIAKMRAARQLWARVAEVVGEPDAGAATLHATTSLPMMTARDPWVNMLRTTVAAFGAGVGGADTLLVHPFDVAISGGFPGTARSFARRIARNTQLLLLEESHLGRVLDPSGGSWFIEDLTRSLAGQAWQHFQEIEAEGGFDAAREHVSAGIAEVARRRADDVAHRRTAVTGVNEFPNLGEVPLPQGDPLPHVQRYAAAFEALRDRSDAFLEKTGARPKALMLPLGPLAEHNIRTTFTANLLASGGIEAVNPGPLDAAGVAAAVSDAGVTEVAVICGIDARYAGEVAAVVEAARAAGVSRVLLAGPEKAVAEVDSKPDGYLTAKIDAVSALSDLLTRLGA comes from the coding sequence ATGGCTGTGCAGAATCCCAGCGCCGGCGCTGCCGGCGGAGTAATCGATTCCGATCTGGACCGGTGGCGCTCCGCTGTGGCGGGCGTGCTGGCGAAGTCCCTGAAGCGGGACCCGGCCGACCTGCCCGCCGAACCCGAGCGGCTGCTCGACTCGGACACCTACGACGGCTTCCCGATCCGGCCGCTCTACACCGGCGCCGACGAACTGGCCGAGCCCGCGCTGCCGGGGCAGTGGCCGTTCGTGCGTGGCGGGGACGCGCTGCGCGACGTGAAGTCGGGGTGGAAGGTCGGCGAGACCTTCCCCGCGGAGGCCGCGAGTGTGGCCGAGGCCAACGGGGCGATCCTGCTGGGCCTCACCGAAGGCGTCAGCGCGCTGGTGCTGCGGGTCGGCGACGCCCCCGGGGCGGTCGCGCCCGCCGACCTGGCGGGATTGCTGGACGGTGTCTATCTGGACCTGGTGCCGGTGGTGGTCGAGGTGGCCGGCGACGGCTCCGCCTACGGCGCGGCCGCCGACGCGCTGCTGGCGCTGCTGACCGGGCTCGACGCGGATCAGCGTTCGCGGCTGTCGATCGACCTCGGGGCCGACCCGCTGACGGCACCGCTGTCCGGGCGTCCGGCGCCGGGGAACGACGACATCGTCGCCGTCGCCGAGAAGGCCTTGCAGTACGGCACTCACGTCCGCGCGATCACCGTCGACGGGCCGGCGTTCCACAACGCGGGTGCCGGCGCGTCCTGGGAACTGGGTGCGGCCGTCGCGGCCGGGGTGGCCTACCTGCGGATACTGACGGACGCGGGCCTGTCCACCGCAGACGCGCTCGGACAGATCAGCTTCCGGTTCGCCGCCGACGACGACCAGTTCATGACTATCGCCAAAATGCGTGCCGCACGCCAACTCTGGGCCCGCGTCGCCGAGGTCGTGGGCGAGCCGGATGCCGGTGCGGCCACCCTGCACGCCACCACGTCACTGCCGATGATGACCGCGCGGGACCCGTGGGTGAACATGCTGCGCACCACGGTCGCGGCGTTCGGGGCCGGCGTCGGGGGAGCGGACACCCTGCTGGTGCACCCCTTCGACGTCGCGATTTCCGGTGGATTCCCCGGCACCGCCCGTAGTTTCGCGCGCCGCATCGCCCGCAACACCCAGCTGCTGCTCCTCGAGGAGTCCCACCTGGGCCGGGTGCTGGACCCGTCGGGCGGATCGTGGTTCATCGAGGACCTGACCCGCAGCCTGGCCGGCCAGGCGTGGCAGCACTTCCAGGAGATCGAGGCCGAGGGCGGCTTCGACGCCGCCCGCGAGCACGTCAGCGCCGGCATCGCCGAGGTGGCCCGCCGGCGCGCCGACGACGTCGCGCACCGGCGCACCGCGGTCACCGGCGTCAACGAGTTCCCCAATCTCGGTGAAGTCCCGCTGCCCCAAGGGGATCCGCTGCCGCACGTGCAGCGCTACGCCGCGGCCTTCGAGGCGCTGCGGGACCGCTCGGATGCCTTCCTGGAGAAGACGGGCGCGCGGCCGAAGGCGCTGATGCTGCCGCTCGGGCCGTTGGCCGAACACAACATCCGGACCACCTTCACCGCGAACCTGCTCGCCTCCGGCGGGATCGAGGCCGTCAACCCGGGCCCGCTGGATGCCGCCGGGGTCGCCGCCGCGGTGTCCGACGCCGGCGTGACCGAGGTCGCCGTGATCTGCGGCATCGACGCCCGCTACGCAGGTGAGGTCGCGGCCGTTGTCGAGGCCGCACGCGCGGCAGGGGTTTCCCGCGTGCTGCTCGCCGGACCGGAAAAGGCGGTCGCAGAAGTCGATTCGAAACCCGACGGATACCTCACCGCGAAGATCGACGCGGTCAGCGCCCTGTCGGACCTGCTGACCCGATTGGGAGCATGA
- a CDS encoding TVP38/TMEM64 family protein: MKSVVSTLGTVGAAVVVTLKTAPRGRLAAALMGIVILVAVALFVPFPTALQVRDWATAAGPWFPLVFFAAHVVATVFPFPRTVFTLAAGLLFGPLLGIPIAVVASTLSAVIALVLVRTAGWQVSRLVSHPRLTAVDKRLSERGWPVVLATRLIPAVPFSVLNYAAGASSVRALPYTLATLVGVLPGTSAIVVFGDALTGRISPLLLVVSVCTAAIGVAGLLYEIRTERRSRTPVTAS, from the coding sequence GTGAAATCCGTAGTCAGCACGCTGGGTACCGTCGGTGCCGCGGTCGTCGTCACGCTGAAGACGGCTCCGCGGGGCAGGCTCGCCGCGGCGCTGATGGGGATTGTGATTCTCGTCGCAGTTGCGCTTTTCGTGCCGTTTCCCACCGCGTTGCAGGTGCGGGACTGGGCCACCGCGGCGGGGCCGTGGTTCCCGCTGGTGTTCTTCGCCGCCCATGTCGTGGCGACGGTGTTCCCGTTCCCCCGCACCGTGTTCACGCTGGCCGCGGGCCTGCTGTTCGGTCCGCTGCTGGGCATCCCGATCGCGGTGGTCGCCAGCACGCTCAGCGCGGTGATCGCGCTGGTGTTGGTCCGGACGGCGGGCTGGCAGGTCAGCCGCCTGGTGTCCCATCCCCGCCTCACCGCGGTCGACAAGCGGCTGAGCGAGCGGGGCTGGCCCGTGGTGCTGGCCACCCGGCTGATCCCGGCCGTGCCGTTCTCGGTACTCAACTACGCTGCGGGCGCGTCGTCGGTGCGGGCGCTGCCGTACACGCTCGCCACCCTGGTCGGCGTACTTCCCGGCACGTCGGCGATCGTGGTGTTCGGGGATGCGCTGACCGGCCGCATCAGCCCGTTGCTGCTGGTGGTGTCGGTGTGCACGGCGGCGATCGGGGTCGCCGGACTGCTCTACGAGATCAGGACCGAGCGGCGCAGCCGGACCCCGGTCACGGCGTCCTGA
- a CDS encoding SPFH domain-containing protein, with protein sequence MDGAITGLVLLGVLVLFAVVVVAKSVALIPQAEAAVIERLGRYSKTVSGQLTLLVPFVDRIRARVDLRERVVSFPPQPVITEDNLTVNIDTVVYFQVTNPQAAVYQINNYIVGVEQLATTTLRNVVGGMTLEQALTSRDSINKQLRGVLDEATNRWGLRVARVELRSIDPPPSIQDSMEKQMRADREKRAMILTAEGSREAAIKQAEGQKQAQILAAEGAKQAAILTAEADRQSRMLRAQGERAAAYLQAQGQAKAIEKTFAAIKAGRPTPEMLAYQYLQTLPQMAKGEANKVWLVPSDFGSALQGFTKLLGAPGEDGVFRYTPSPVDDASARPVDDSDEVADWFNTETDPAIAAAVAKAEADARTPVDRPGHLSAPAAPSQISAPRPGAQDQ encoded by the coding sequence ATGGATGGTGCTATCACGGGGCTGGTCTTACTTGGTGTGCTGGTGTTGTTCGCCGTGGTCGTGGTCGCCAAGTCGGTGGCGCTGATCCCACAGGCTGAGGCCGCGGTCATCGAACGGCTGGGCCGCTACAGCAAGACGGTGTCCGGTCAGCTGACCCTGCTGGTGCCCTTCGTGGACCGCATCCGGGCCCGCGTCGACCTGCGGGAGCGGGTGGTGTCGTTCCCGCCGCAGCCCGTCATCACCGAGGACAACCTCACCGTCAACATCGACACCGTGGTGTACTTCCAGGTCACCAACCCCCAGGCGGCGGTGTACCAGATCAACAACTACATCGTCGGCGTCGAGCAGCTGGCGACCACCACGCTGCGCAACGTCGTCGGCGGGATGACCCTCGAGCAGGCCCTCACCTCTCGCGATTCCATCAACAAACAACTGCGCGGCGTGCTGGACGAGGCCACCAACAGGTGGGGGCTGCGCGTCGCGCGGGTCGAGCTGCGCAGTATCGACCCGCCACCGTCGATCCAGGATTCGATGGAGAAGCAGATGCGCGCCGACCGCGAGAAGCGGGCGATGATCCTGACCGCCGAAGGCAGCCGGGAGGCGGCCATCAAACAGGCCGAAGGCCAGAAGCAGGCGCAGATCCTGGCGGCCGAAGGCGCGAAGCAGGCCGCCATCCTCACCGCCGAGGCCGACCGGCAGTCCCGGATGCTGCGCGCGCAGGGTGAACGCGCCGCCGCATACCTGCAGGCCCAGGGCCAGGCCAAGGCCATCGAGAAGACGTTCGCGGCGATCAAGGCCGGCCGACCGACCCCGGAGATGCTGGCGTACCAGTACCTGCAGACCCTGCCGCAGATGGCCAAGGGCGAGGCCAACAAGGTGTGGCTGGTGCCCAGCGACTTCGGTTCGGCGCTGCAGGGGTTCACCAAGCTGCTCGGCGCGCCGGGCGAGGACGGCGTGTTCCGCTACACCCCGTCGCCGGTCGACGACGCTTCGGCCCGGCCCGTCGACGACTCCGACGAGGTCGCCGACTGGTTCAACACCGAGACAGATCCCGCGATCGCCGCGGCAGTGGCCAAGGCCGAGGCCGACGCGCGGACCCCGGTCGACAGGCCGGGACACCTGTCTGCTCCGGCGGCGCCCAGCCAGATCAGTGCGCCGCGGCCCGGGGCGCAGGACCAATAA
- a CDS encoding DoxX family protein produces the protein MSALTSQRTYAVLAAMQAAVAAAGVGPIAPVKKSLEDVGLPRKLWPLLPIVNAASAVGLLSVFRWPALARLTTFMLTVYFTLAVGSHVRAKDCSPNLVAASSLLTLFAAMTVKGPDVRTP, from the coding sequence ATGAGCGCGCTGACGTCGCAGCGGACCTACGCCGTGCTCGCCGCGATGCAGGCCGCCGTCGCCGCGGCCGGTGTCGGGCCCATCGCGCCGGTCAAGAAGTCGTTGGAGGACGTCGGGCTGCCCAGGAAACTCTGGCCGCTGCTTCCGATCGTCAATGCGGCCAGCGCGGTCGGCCTGCTGTCGGTGTTCCGCTGGCCGGCACTGGCGCGGCTGACGACGTTCATGCTGACCGTCTACTTCACCCTGGCCGTCGGCTCCCATGTCAGGGCCAAGGACTGCTCTCCGAATCTGGTCGCCGCGTCGTCGCTGCTGACGCTGTTCGCCGCGATGACGGTGAAGGGGCCCGACGTCAGGACGCCGTGA